The following are from one region of the Paenibacillus sp. JZ16 genome:
- a CDS encoding thiol-disulfide oxidoreductase DCC family protein, whose amino-acid sequence MKDRATDNHEDYAIVLIDGVCHLCQGLTQFIIKRDPAGAFRFASLQSEIGQELLRQGGLRGDTTETMVLIEQGRYYTRSTGALRIARRLRFPWPLSYILILIPPFLRNLVYRWVAKNRYRWFGQSTECMVPTPEIRRRFLS is encoded by the coding sequence ATGAAGGATCGTGCAACCGATAATCATGAGGACTATGCGATTGTGCTGATTGATGGTGTGTGCCATTTGTGCCAGGGTCTGACGCAGTTCATTATCAAGAGAGATCCTGCTGGTGCCTTTCGCTTCGCTTCGCTGCAATCCGAGATTGGGCAGGAGCTGTTGAGGCAGGGAGGGCTTCGTGGAGATACTACGGAAACGATGGTGCTGATTGAACAGGGGAGGTATTACACAAGGTCGACGGGAGCTCTGCGGATTGCACGGCGTCTTCGCTTTCCTTGGCCGCTGTCGTATATTTTGATCCTGATTCCCCCTTTTTTACGGAATCTGGTGTACCGCTGGGTGGCAAAGAACCGCTATCGGTGGTTCGGACAATCGACGGAATGCATGGTTCCGACGCCGGAGATTCGGCGCCGGTTTTTGTCCTAA
- a CDS encoding zinc ribbon domain-containing protein translates to MSIEQMIEERFVCSKCGGNHCQTKEVSMSGAGLSKMFDIQHNHFLFVSCTNCGYVEVFNPDILEGKKRGQLGSILDVFFG, encoded by the coding sequence ATGAGTATTGAACAAATGATAGAGGAACGGTTTGTATGCAGCAAATGCGGAGGGAATCACTGCCAGACGAAAGAGGTCTCGATGTCAGGGGCCGGGCTGAGCAAGATGTTTGATATTCAGCACAATCATTTCCTATTTGTTTCCTGTACGAACTGCGGATATGTGGAAGTGTTCAACCCGGATATATTAGAAGGTAAAAAGAGGGGGCAGCTTGGCTCGATCCTGGATGTGTTCTTCGGTTGA
- a CDS encoding Flp1 family type IVb pilin produces the protein MMLSMVKSGMKAFWKDEKGIGTLEMILILVVILIIALIFKDQITALVNNLFKNVNNKSKEFLE, from the coding sequence ATGATGTTGTCCATGGTAAAGAGCGGTATGAAAGCTTTTTGGAAGGATGAGAAAGGGATTGGAACACTTGAGATGATTCTGATCCTTGTCGTTATTTTGATTATCGCGCTGATATTTAAAGATCAAATTACCGCCTTGGTGAACAACTTGTTTAAAAACGTGAATAACAAGAGTAAAGAGTTTCTTGAATAA
- a CDS encoding type II secretion system F family protein — MKRNGAGKREQAAPARTNTLPDYGVYHLSMRQRMGCIILGGLMFFSIGYLFYHNLILSLLLGTAGLTTPKFWRRFMLERRRKTLNLHFKQALYSLSSSLSAGRSVENGFRDAVQDLLLLDPGGTSDLIFELKVIVSRMEYGEPIEVALQDFARRAGMEDMDNFADVFSTCKRTGGDLVEVVRRTSSVIGEKLDIQQEISVMIAQKRFESKALLAAPFLLLLFMNLTSPDYMETMYSGPGIMISTFALAALGGCFLWISKMMNIKV; from the coding sequence ATGAAGAGGAATGGAGCTGGAAAGCGTGAGCAAGCTGCTCCAGCTCGAACCAACACTCTTCCGGATTACGGCGTCTATCATCTCTCGATGAGACAGAGAATGGGATGCATTATCCTTGGCGGTCTTATGTTTTTCTCCATCGGTTATCTGTTTTATCACAATCTGATTTTGTCGCTGCTGCTTGGAACGGCAGGTCTGACGACCCCTAAATTTTGGAGACGGTTTATGCTGGAACGCAGGCGCAAGACACTGAATCTTCACTTCAAACAAGCTTTGTATTCCTTGTCCTCGTCATTGTCCGCTGGCCGCTCCGTAGAGAATGGGTTCAGGGACGCGGTACAGGATTTGCTGCTGCTGGATCCCGGAGGCACCAGCGATCTGATCTTTGAGCTCAAAGTCATCGTGTCTCGGATGGAGTACGGCGAGCCTATTGAAGTGGCTTTGCAGGATTTTGCCCGAAGAGCGGGGATGGAGGATATGGACAATTTTGCCGATGTCTTCTCGACTTGCAAACGAACAGGCGGCGATCTGGTTGAAGTCGTGCGGAGAACTTCTTCAGTCATCGGAGAAAAGCTGGATATTCAGCAGGAGATATCCGTGATGATCGCCCAGAAGCGGTTCGAATCCAAGGCACTGCTGGCTGCGCCGTTCCTGCTGCTGCTGTTCATGAACCTGACGTCTCCCGATTATATGGAGACGATGTACAGCGGACCGGGGATTATGATCTCTACTTTTGCGCTGGCCGCTCTAGGAGGCTGCTTCCTGTGGATCAGCAAAATGATGAATATCAAGGTGTAA
- a CDS encoding A24 family peptidase, with protein sequence MSVAFGVCAVYLIAAFITDLRSMKIPNILTVSAMLSGPVYHGVLDGWEGLFFSLKGLGAGFLILLIMYFIGAVGAGDVKLFGGIGAWTGLWFTLHGIMYSVLFAGVIGLLILLWRRETIKRVRNVVGSIAGVFVMKSWLPWCNSQEEHLRFPFMIAVLPGVISTYVILHL encoded by the coding sequence ATGTCCGTTGCTTTTGGTGTTTGTGCTGTTTATTTGATCGCCGCATTCATTACAGACCTTCGTTCCATGAAAATACCGAATATTTTAACTGTTTCGGCTATGCTGTCCGGTCCTGTCTATCATGGCGTTCTGGACGGGTGGGAGGGGCTGTTCTTTTCTTTGAAGGGGCTTGGAGCCGGGTTTCTTATCTTGTTGATCATGTATTTTATAGGGGCTGTGGGAGCGGGTGACGTTAAGCTGTTTGGGGGCATTGGTGCCTGGACCGGCTTATGGTTTACCTTGCATGGCATTATGTATTCTGTCCTTTTTGCCGGTGTCATCGGTTTGCTTATCCTGCTATGGCGTCGGGAAACGATAAAGCGAGTACGTAATGTCGTTGGCAGTATCGCCGGCGTTTTTGTGATGAAGAGCTGGTTGCCATGGTGCAACAGCCAGGAGGAACACTTGCGATTCCCCTTTATGATTGCCGTCCTTCCTGGCGTAATCAGCACGTATGTAATACTGCACTTGTAG
- a CDS encoding CpaF family protein, protein MMEDPFKSVRDQVRSELDLSASINNSELMARIEEMVWRRRELMELTAAEKRRLVRRVFDSFRGLDVLQPLVDNPRITEIMINSHQDIFIEQDGEVKKLPLQFESQSRLEDIIQSIVGTVNRVVNESTPIVDARLKDGSRVNIVLPPIALKGPTMTIRKFPESPMTMDDLVRRGALTEEAAEQLRILVKGKYNIFIGGGTGSGKTTFLNALSQYIPPDERVITIEDSAELKIVTVPNLVSLETRNANTEGRGEIAIRDLIRSSLRMRPNRIVVGEVRGSEALDMLQAMNTGHDGSLSTGHANSTQDMISRLETMVLSGADLPISVVRQQISSAIDIFVHLSRLRDRSRRVTEISEVIGMRGGEVLLNPLYRFRETGESGGRVIGSLEPCGNPLQSSDKLHMAGIATWPLQKMLEVTS, encoded by the coding sequence ATGATGGAGGATCCGTTCAAGTCAGTTCGTGACCAGGTTCGTTCCGAGCTTGATTTGAGTGCGAGCATTAACAATTCGGAATTGATGGCCCGTATCGAGGAAATGGTGTGGAGAAGACGCGAGCTCATGGAGCTGACAGCCGCTGAGAAGCGGCGGCTGGTGCGCAGGGTATTTGACTCTTTTCGCGGGTTGGATGTGCTTCAACCATTAGTGGATAATCCCCGAATTACGGAAATTATGATTAACAGCCACCAGGATATATTCATTGAGCAGGATGGGGAGGTGAAGAAGCTGCCGCTCCAATTCGAATCGCAGAGCCGCCTGGAGGATATCATCCAGAGCATTGTCGGTACGGTAAACCGGGTGGTGAACGAATCCACCCCCATCGTTGACGCCCGATTGAAGGATGGCTCGCGGGTAAATATCGTGCTTCCTCCCATAGCGCTGAAAGGACCGACCATGACGATCCGTAAGTTTCCGGAATCGCCGATGACGATGGATGACCTGGTACGAAGGGGCGCCCTGACAGAGGAGGCGGCGGAACAGCTTCGGATATTGGTTAAGGGGAAATACAACATTTTTATAGGCGGAGGGACAGGTTCAGGGAAGACGACTTTCCTGAATGCATTATCGCAGTATATTCCGCCTGATGAACGTGTCATCACGATTGAGGATTCGGCGGAGCTGAAGATCGTGACGGTCCCGAACCTCGTGTCGCTGGAGACCCGGAATGCCAACACGGAAGGCCGGGGGGAGATCGCGATACGCGATCTGATCCGATCCTCGCTGCGGATGCGCCCCAACCGGATCGTGGTGGGCGAGGTGCGGGGAAGCGAGGCGCTGGATATGCTGCAGGCGATGAATACCGGGCATGACGGAAGTCTGTCGACGGGGCACGCTAACAGCACACAAGACATGATCAGCCGTTTGGAAACGATGGTGCTGAGCGGCGCGGATCTTCCGATCAGTGTAGTCCGTCAGCAGATAAGCTCGGCGATCGATATTTTCGTTCATTTATCCCGGCTTAGGGATCGATCGCGTCGCGTAACCGAGATTAGTGAAGTGATCGGAATGAGAGGCGGCGAGGTGCTGCTGAATCCACTGTACCGATTCCGCGAGACGGGCGAGTCAGGCGGCCGGGTGATTGGGTCTCTTGAGCCATGCGGGAACCCGCTTCAATCGTCGGACAAGCTTCATATGGCTGGGATTGCGACTTGGCCGCTGCAGAAGATGTTGGAGGTGACATCGTGA
- a CDS encoding DUF6382 domain-containing protein codes for MLGLKADFMQNGGTIMVLDRAEGIQSSELNHVQLGMIRSSRIPHFLKLHMKEVDYKVTLEYDITGKKMLSQTLKSERMTLTEYFGLLLQIVTALEDSKLYMLQPENYILHEDYLFIEGSLHLGTLYLTYVPVAATEASGTRLPLMLKELMTRLLASVTELKGGGIQALMSFCSEQSFNLPGLKKLVIELLAGEGEDHRAVPQANAAVPSGLNQGSPYTDSQSSNMGSAFAFAEPTHGRTAVPQTDSDIYTDKQSLIQGLKERTNEMFGKRGKSEEMNSHAGRSPLGSTPSWLPDTDDTNSEASDNDKASPVRTYIMLGCLLAAAGAWRLLYMNQPTPLMLGLSVGITILLAAVTWLGWTGKLQLLSRRSGDWSGSLPMFESTELSPQEHSKWKSVPRFQADPLSGLLGDNSETDAGKAEAGLEEGKENWRWRTPKSPFNSERDHHSGDIPHNLRRAMLIRVHLRHQLRQRIHMGKRGIIMPSCPNGRRCFRSLEVRELPSC; via the coding sequence ATGCTCGGATTAAAGGCGGATTTTATGCAGAACGGTGGAACCATTATGGTGCTGGATCGGGCTGAAGGAATCCAATCATCAGAACTTAATCATGTACAGCTGGGAATGATCCGTTCGTCGAGAATCCCTCATTTCTTGAAGCTGCATATGAAGGAAGTCGATTATAAGGTAACGCTGGAATATGATATTACCGGCAAAAAAATGCTGTCTCAAACGTTAAAGAGCGAGCGCATGACACTGACTGAATATTTTGGATTGCTGCTGCAGATCGTCACGGCTCTGGAGGACAGCAAGTTGTATATGCTTCAACCGGAGAATTATATTTTGCATGAGGATTATCTGTTTATTGAAGGTTCCCTGCATCTGGGCACTTTATATTTAACTTATGTTCCCGTTGCAGCCACCGAAGCAAGCGGCACTCGTCTTCCGCTTATGCTCAAGGAGCTAATGACAAGGTTGCTCGCATCGGTGACGGAGCTAAAAGGGGGAGGGATACAGGCACTGATGTCATTCTGCAGTGAACAGAGCTTTAATCTACCGGGACTAAAGAAGCTTGTGATTGAGCTGTTAGCCGGAGAGGGTGAAGACCATCGTGCTGTACCTCAAGCTAATGCAGCAGTGCCTTCAGGTCTGAATCAAGGGTCGCCCTATACCGATAGTCAATCAAGCAACATGGGCTCTGCATTCGCATTTGCAGAACCGACTCATGGACGGACAGCAGTGCCACAGACGGACAGTGACATCTACACAGATAAACAGAGTTTAATTCAAGGTCTGAAGGAACGTACGAATGAGATGTTCGGGAAGAGGGGCAAGAGCGAGGAAATGAATTCTCATGCGGGTCGAAGCCCATTGGGTTCCACTCCTTCGTGGCTGCCCGATACGGATGACACAAATTCAGAAGCTTCGGACAATGACAAAGCCTCGCCGGTTCGCACCTATATTATGTTAGGATGTTTGCTCGCCGCAGCGGGAGCTTGGAGATTGCTTTACATGAATCAGCCTACTCCACTGATGCTGGGGTTGTCGGTAGGTATTACGATTCTGCTTGCTGCGGTAACCTGGCTTGGCTGGACAGGTAAACTCCAGCTGCTCTCACGGAGATCCGGCGATTGGTCCGGTTCCTTGCCCATGTTCGAGTCAACAGAGCTTAGTCCGCAGGAGCATTCCAAGTGGAAGTCTGTCCCGCGTTTTCAGGCGGACCCTTTATCGGGTCTTCTTGGGGATAACTCGGAAACAGACGCTGGAAAAGCAGAAGCAGGGCTTGAGGAGGGGAAAGAGAATTGGAGATGGCGGACCCCTAAATCTCCATTCAACTCCGAGAGAGATCACCATTCAGGGGATATTCCGCACAATCTCCGCAGGGCCATGCTTATTCGCGTTCATCTGAGGCATCAGCTGCGGCAGCGGATCCATATGGGGAAGAGGGGGATTATTATGCCCAGTTGTCCCAACGGACGGAGGTGCTTTCGTTCCCTGGAGGTGAGGGAGCTACCGTCCTGCTAA
- a CDS encoding PepSY-associated TM helix domain-containing protein, translating to MGNKKPPAAKPNESQSSNPNPAAWYKTVWRWHFYAGIIFAPFLIILAITGSVYLFKPQIEQALYRDYYTVTPQVERVTPSKLVGQVKALYPDATITKYRPGESDSRSTEISLTSEGESMTVFMDPYTGEKIGELKDKDRIMDKIEEFHGELMVGTVGDRIVELAACWAIVLILTGVYLWFPKNKNKSKNKGSLAGILYPRLGKGKQILRRDLHAVPAFWIAAGMLFLIMTGLPWSGLWGSNFQTVATNTGAGYPPSIWSGSAPSSHVVQTKEVAEVPWAAENLEVPNSTISDFTPLPIEDVMYVARSEGIHPSYTISIPQQADGVYTLSAYPPKAQDEATMHIDQYSGAVLADYRYDHYGVVGKAVALGITLHKGTQFGIVNQIFSLLICIGIIFIAVSGLYLWWKRKPEHGLGAPKAPEVKAKNMRVFLLLLIALGILFPLVGLSLIIVWIIDYVIVRRVPAIKTFLNA from the coding sequence ATGGGGAACAAGAAACCTCCAGCAGCCAAACCAAATGAAAGTCAATCATCTAATCCAAACCCTGCCGCATGGTACAAAACCGTGTGGAGATGGCATTTCTATGCCGGCATCATTTTTGCGCCCTTTCTGATCATCCTGGCGATCACCGGCTCCGTTTACTTATTTAAGCCTCAGATTGAACAAGCGCTATATCGGGACTACTACACGGTAACCCCTCAGGTTGAACGGGTAACGCCCAGCAAGCTGGTCGGACAAGTTAAAGCGCTCTACCCTGACGCTACGATCACGAAATACCGCCCCGGCGAGTCGGATTCCCGCTCTACGGAGATCAGTTTGACCTCAGAAGGCGAATCCATGACCGTCTTCATGGACCCTTATACGGGAGAAAAGATTGGCGAGCTGAAAGACAAAGACCGCATCATGGACAAAATCGAGGAGTTCCACGGCGAGCTGATGGTCGGGACCGTGGGGGACCGGATCGTGGAGCTTGCCGCCTGCTGGGCGATCGTGCTCATCCTTACCGGCGTGTATTTGTGGTTTCCAAAAAATAAAAACAAAAGCAAAAACAAAGGAAGCCTCGCGGGCATCCTGTATCCGCGTCTGGGCAAGGGCAAGCAGATTCTCCGCAGGGACCTGCACGCCGTTCCCGCCTTCTGGATCGCGGCAGGCATGCTGTTTCTCATCATGACCGGCTTGCCCTGGTCAGGCCTGTGGGGCAGCAATTTTCAAACGGTGGCAACCAATACCGGTGCCGGCTATCCGCCTTCCATCTGGTCAGGCAGTGCGCCATCCTCCCATGTGGTTCAGACGAAGGAAGTCGCAGAGGTCCCTTGGGCGGCCGAAAATCTGGAGGTACCTAACTCCACCATCTCCGACTTTACGCCGCTTCCAATCGAAGATGTCATGTACGTAGCCCGAAGCGAGGGGATCCATCCAAGCTACACCATCAGCATTCCGCAGCAAGCGGACGGGGTGTACACGTTGTCGGCCTATCCGCCGAAAGCCCAAGACGAGGCTACCATGCATATCGACCAGTACAGCGGCGCGGTGTTGGCGGATTATCGCTATGATCATTATGGAGTCGTTGGCAAAGCCGTTGCCCTGGGCATTACACTGCATAAAGGAACACAGTTCGGTATCGTTAACCAAATCTTCAGTTTGCTTATATGCATAGGCATCATTTTCATTGCGGTGAGCGGTCTGTACTTGTGGTGGAAGCGAAAACCGGAGCATGGACTGGGGGCACCAAAAGCACCCGAGGTTAAAGCCAAGAACATGAGGGTATTCCTTCTGCTGCTCATCGCTTTGGGGATCCTGTTCCCGCTTGTGGGCTTGTCGCTCATCATCGTGTGGATCATCGATTATGTCATCGTTCGGAGGGTACCGGCGATCAAGACATTTCTGAATGCCTGA
- a CDS encoding type II secretion system F family protein, which produces MLTWVAGTLVVLLVGGWVVLNHMCGERYHRLSKVPMEGLRLQRLTPPLLFLLEQGKIPMRFPIVFYRMQGSVQKIHGLRHSAEMTLLFMTEALAYTWLILIGGCIWSLLSGDVTGLLAGLGLGVLLPVAMAKDLHKKVMLREQDIVMELPELLNKIVLLVGAGETVQRAVIHCVERNKDLNHPLYVELKRMVLEWEGGHPFQQAFEQFNKRCGVQEVSIFTTTVLLNFRRGGNDFVLALRDLSRVLWEKRKAIGRTRGEQASSKLVLPMVVIFMIVIVLLGAPAFMMMNM; this is translated from the coding sequence ATGTTGACATGGGTAGCGGGCACGCTGGTGGTTCTGCTTGTGGGTGGTTGGGTGGTGCTGAATCATATGTGCGGTGAACGATACCATCGTCTCAGTAAAGTGCCCATGGAAGGTCTCAGGCTGCAACGGTTAACACCGCCTCTGTTGTTCCTGCTGGAGCAGGGAAAGATTCCGATGCGTTTTCCGATCGTGTTCTATCGGATGCAGGGCTCCGTCCAGAAGATCCATGGCTTGCGGCACAGCGCAGAAATGACGTTGTTGTTTATGACCGAGGCTCTTGCTTATACATGGCTCATTTTGATTGGTGGCTGTATATGGTCATTGTTGTCGGGAGATGTCACCGGACTTCTGGCTGGATTGGGATTGGGGGTGTTGCTGCCTGTTGCTATGGCAAAGGATCTCCACAAAAAGGTAATGTTGCGCGAGCAGGATATCGTTATGGAGCTGCCGGAGCTCCTAAACAAAATTGTGTTACTTGTTGGCGCCGGCGAGACGGTGCAGCGGGCGGTCATTCATTGTGTAGAGCGGAATAAGGATTTGAACCACCCTCTGTATGTCGAGCTGAAGCGAATGGTGCTTGAATGGGAAGGCGGCCATCCGTTTCAGCAAGCCTTCGAGCAGTTCAATAAACGTTGTGGCGTTCAGGAAGTATCGATATTCACAACAACTGTTTTGCTTAATTTTCGACGCGGCGGGAATGACTTTGTATTGGCACTGCGCGATTTGTCCCGAGTTCTCTGGGAGAAGCGTAAGGCCATCGGAAGAACAAGGGGGGAGCAGGCCTCCTCAAAGCTGGTGCTGCCAATGGTGGTCATATTCATGATCGTGATTGTTTTGCTCGGAGCGCCTGCATTTATGATGATGAACATGTAG
- a CDS encoding FixH family protein: protein MIMKSRFILCALLSFLLLSACSASPEAVNRYEKEIPLIAEVNIPETLSVHQPETIEIILTQDGQRVPGADFVHYELWSHDGSLRDPMTDAVEVGDGVYTVTRTFDKEGLYFIKLHSGNNGSIIIPQKPFAVGKLSEAELAYLQAGTPTFQEGTADHHH from the coding sequence ATGATCATGAAAAGCCGTTTTATATTATGCGCATTGCTATCGTTCCTGCTGCTGAGCGCTTGTTCGGCCAGTCCCGAAGCAGTCAACCGGTATGAAAAAGAAATCCCGCTGATCGCCGAGGTAAACATACCGGAGACGTTATCCGTTCATCAACCGGAGACCATTGAGATCATTCTCACCCAGGATGGCCAAAGAGTACCTGGTGCGGATTTTGTCCACTACGAACTGTGGAGCCATGACGGCTCCCTGCGGGATCCCATGACGGATGCGGTAGAGGTCGGTGATGGCGTGTATACGGTAACCAGAACCTTCGATAAAGAGGGGCTATATTTCATCAAGCTGCACAGCGGCAACAACGGTTCCATCATCATCCCCCAGAAACCGTTCGCCGTCGGCAAACTGTCCGAGGCCGAGCTTGCCTACCTGCAAGCGGGGACCCCGACATTTCAAGAGGGTACGGCAGATCATCATCATTAA
- a CDS encoding TadE family protein, whose protein sequence is MNNRFQRRWKDDTGSFTVEASLVLPIVLMVTVLLLFLCLYIYQQSMLVQASVAASERTAYSWDNSHKSAATGSVEQGKYDSLYWRLTDDQVIGTLFGLAGGEKTKSISLPHGEAGSGKLPELKMSKGGMAVPTSLAGEMSYTNQLLIRKVTTSLNEQVSLTPLSRILDDGGQIKVSAQSIVVDPVEFIRTVDLMRYYGSKFQGGRNGTDKASAGEVLQKFGGSR, encoded by the coding sequence TTGAATAATCGGTTTCAGAGAAGATGGAAGGACGATACGGGGAGCTTCACGGTGGAAGCTTCCCTGGTGCTTCCCATTGTGTTGATGGTGACGGTATTGCTGCTGTTCCTATGCTTGTACATCTATCAACAGTCTATGCTGGTCCAGGCTTCAGTTGCAGCATCCGAGCGGACTGCGTATAGCTGGGATAACAGCCATAAGAGTGCAGCCACGGGATCCGTAGAGCAGGGGAAATATGATTCGCTATATTGGCGGTTGACGGATGATCAAGTTATAGGAACTCTATTCGGCTTGGCTGGGGGTGAGAAAACGAAGTCCATTTCATTGCCGCATGGCGAAGCAGGCAGCGGGAAACTGCCCGAACTCAAAATGTCCAAGGGCGGCATGGCTGTTCCCACAAGCCTGGCGGGAGAGATGAGTTATACCAATCAGCTGCTCATTCGAAAGGTGACGACTTCGTTAAATGAGCAGGTATCTCTGACGCCATTGAGTCGAATATTGGACGATGGAGGTCAGATCAAGGTCAGCGCACAATCGATCGTGGTGGATCCTGTTGAATTTATTCGCACGGTGGATCTAATGCGATATTACGGATCGAAGTTTCAAGGCGGGAGAAATGGAACCGATAAGGCTTCCGCAGGAGAAGTTCTACAAAAGTTCGGAGGTTCGCGATAG
- a CDS encoding thermonuclease family protein, with translation MNKRMLTAMLTALLLLSGCSQPLMSPATSNEGTATSVKSEAKTNNTSTTNSKQTTYPTDDLNLPRVAVELVKAVDGDTISVMFEGKKENVRMLLIDTPETSHPKLGVQPFGPEAKAFTKELVEQADLLELEFDIGPNRDKYSRLLAYVYADGKMVQESLLEEGLARVAYIYPPNTRYVDKFDDLQRISRDQALGIWSVENYAQEDGFHPEEQDNTNNKNNGSRNNTAAIQAPKENSQESKQGCDIKGNINSKGEKIYHTPESPYYERTKQEQWFCSEAEAVQAGFRAPK, from the coding sequence GTGAACAAACGAATGTTAACCGCTATGCTAACCGCCTTGCTGCTATTATCAGGCTGCAGCCAGCCGCTGATGTCCCCGGCGACATCAAACGAAGGAACCGCAACAAGCGTTAAATCCGAAGCCAAGACAAACAACACCAGTACAACGAATTCCAAACAAACGACCTATCCAACCGATGATCTGAATCTTCCGCGGGTAGCCGTTGAACTGGTCAAAGCCGTTGACGGTGACACCATCAGCGTGATGTTCGAAGGGAAGAAGGAGAATGTCCGGATGCTCCTGATCGATACCCCCGAGACGAGTCATCCGAAGCTGGGCGTACAGCCATTCGGGCCCGAGGCCAAGGCTTTTACGAAGGAACTGGTGGAACAAGCCGACCTTCTTGAATTGGAATTTGATATCGGTCCGAACCGCGATAAATACTCCAGGCTGCTTGCGTATGTATATGCCGACGGAAAAATGGTCCAGGAATCGCTGCTTGAAGAAGGACTCGCCCGCGTGGCCTATATCTATCCGCCCAACACCCGCTATGTGGACAAATTTGATGATTTGCAGCGGATCAGCCGGGACCAGGCGCTCGGGATATGGAGCGTAGAGAACTATGCCCAGGAAGACGGCTTCCATCCGGAGGAGCAGGACAACACAAACAACAAGAACAACGGCAGCCGTAATAACACAGCGGCAATCCAAGCTCCGAAAGAGAACAGCCAAGAGTCCAAGCAAGGCTGCGACATCAAGGGCAACATCAACTCGAAGGGCGAGAAAATCTACCATACTCCCGAATCCCCATACTATGAGCGCACGAAGCAGGAGCAGTGGTTCTGCAGCGAGGCAGAAGCCGTCCAGGCCGGTTTCCGGGCCCCGAAGTAA
- a CDS encoding TadE/TadG family type IV pilus assembly protein yields MVVEAALVLPMFMFFVIFLIYIVQMTLISTALQSTVSDTVKIVAAHMYPVSLAVQANADGSGTEEGSPSTSHWEIPKLSLSDWVSNYSDSLPSPVNEWITQAVASGEEPLQQLKNQTVEAVLDPVVKPMLKSFMPEHLLDYDRIHVSNVHIPNLKSGASPYFGIEVNYALPIRVPFLNKRIVLQAKAQERLWIGDTGEGGMGSGDGSGTNGAIELLEKPNPAVASKQAKVKVRVEPGSSAQLSVYYKSGQSTAKYLGWETADGNGYIEWEWNVGFNTTPGTWLFVVETADGQRIEVPFTVVARSGS; encoded by the coding sequence ATGGTGGTGGAAGCTGCGCTTGTGCTGCCGATGTTTATGTTTTTTGTCATTTTCCTCATTTATATCGTGCAAATGACGTTGATATCGACAGCACTCCAGAGTACCGTTTCGGATACGGTCAAAATCGTAGCGGCTCATATGTATCCCGTCTCGCTAGCCGTGCAGGCCAATGCCGATGGTAGTGGAACAGAAGAAGGCTCACCAAGCACATCCCATTGGGAGATTCCCAAATTGTCGCTTTCTGATTGGGTTTCGAATTACAGCGACTCTCTTCCTTCTCCTGTTAATGAATGGATAACGCAAGCCGTAGCGTCAGGCGAGGAGCCGCTGCAGCAGCTTAAGAACCAAACCGTGGAAGCCGTACTCGATCCCGTGGTTAAGCCGATGCTGAAGTCATTTATGCCTGAACATCTTCTGGACTATGATCGAATCCATGTGTCCAATGTTCACATTCCCAATTTGAAGAGCGGGGCGAGTCCCTATTTCGGCATTGAGGTGAATTACGCGCTTCCGATCCGGGTTCCTTTCTTGAACAAACGCATCGTGCTGCAGGCAAAGGCTCAGGAGAGATTATGGATTGGCGACACCGGCGAAGGAGGGATGGGTTCAGGGGATGGCTCGGGGACGAACGGGGCTATCGAGCTGTTGGAGAAGCCGAATCCGGCCGTTGCCAGCAAGCAGGCTAAGGTAAAAGTACGAGTGGAGCCGGGCAGCAGTGCTCAATTGTCAGTCTATTATAAGAGTGGTCAGAGTACGGCTAAATATTTGGGCTGGGAAACCGCGGACGGTAACGGCTATATCGAATGGGAATGGAACGTAGGCTTTAATACAACGCCGGGAACGTGGCTGTTTGTCGTTGAGACAGCAGACGGGCAGCGGATTGAGGTGCCGTTTACGGTGGTCGCGCGGTCAGGTTCTTGA